The nucleotide sequence CACGTGAAGGTTTATCAAAATCTGCTCGCCAATGTACGGCCACCGTCTCGAGCAGATGCGGGTGGTCAGGTCGATGCGTTACATGGTCCGGGAGGGGCGGGAACCGACGAAGCAGCGGCTTCGGTTCCGAAGGAGTCTGCGGGCGAAGTGTCCCCGGAACGGGATGAGCGATGGCAGACGCTGCGGGCAATTTTCCGGGAGGACAATCCCTCGTTTCTCATTGTCAGTGCCGGGAGGCTTCATCCGCAGAAAGGGTATCAGTACCTGCTCGAAGCCATGCACGAGGTGGTGAATCATGGGGGGCGTGATGTGCAACTCGTGATCTTCGGTCAGGGGGAGTCACGAAGGGAGCTGACTACTTATATAGAGAAGCACGGTCTGGAGCGGCACGTCTATCTGGCTGGCTTCGATCGAGACCCCCGGAGGTGGTACCGGCATGCGAAGCTGTTTGTGCTTCCGTCTCTCTCAGATGCGATGCCAAATGCGTTGATTGAGGCCGTCATCGATGGGGTTCCCGCGCTGGCGACAACGTGTCCGACTGGCCCGAAAGAGATTCTCGCCGACGGAGAACTGGGGGGGCTGGTGCCGCCCGAGGACGCTCGTGCGCTGGCTGATGCCATCGTGGATGCGATGGATCATCACGAGCAGTGGAGGGCTCGTGCGGTACGGGCTAAGGAGATCATTGAGAAGACGTTCGACCCCGAATCGGGGATGCACCGGCTCCAGACATTAATGGAAGAGATCGCGCGTGGAGCGATAGCAAAATCCTGAAGTCTCGATCGTGATTACTGGCCCACGGGCATTCATGGTGGACAATCGGGATGTCGGCGGGAGAGACGGGGCGAGGAATCTTTCAGGTAAGCCCGTCTGAAATTTGATGCGGGGCTCGTTGGTGGAACCCAAAACGAAGATGCCCCGCGACTCGCATCGCGGGGCATCTCGATTAATCACGTGAGTGACGATTACTCAACAGAGTTGAGCAAGAATCACTGGCAGCAAGGAGCGGCAGGAGCAGCGTTGCAACCGTTGTTGCAGCATGCACCGTTGGAAGCTGGGACGAGGACCGTCTTTGGAACAAGCTTGCAGACCTGAACGGTGACTTCTTTTTCAACCGTTACAGGGACGCAGACATTGTAGGTTTCGGTCTTCTCTTCGTTGACGGTGTCGCAAACCGTGACTTCGTACGATTCTTCACGGGTCTTCGCGACGGTTTCCGTGTAGTTGATCGTGCGGGTCTTGGTTTCGGCAACCTGACGGCTGACAGGAACAGTACGGGTACGGTTTTCCTGTCGGCAGAGCTGAACCTGGTAATCATACTCTTGCTGAGCAGCAACCTGACGGCTCACAGGAACGGTACGGGTGCGGGTTTCCTGACGGCAGAGCTGAACCTGGTAATCGTACTCTTGCTGAGTAGCAACCTGTCGTGTGACAGGAACGGTACGGGTGCGGGTTTCCTGACGGCAGAGCTGAACCTGGTAATCGTACTCTTGCTGAGTAGCAACCTGACGTGAGACAGGAACGGTACGGGTACGGGTTTCCTGACGGCAGAGCTGAACCTGGTAATCGTACTCTTGCTGAGAAGCAACCTGTCGTGAGACGGGAACGGTACGGGTACGGGTTTCCTGACGGCAGAGCTGAACCTGGTAATCGTACTCTTGCTGAGAAGCAACCTGTCGTGAGACGGGAACGGTACGGGTACGGGTTTCCTGACGGCAGAGCTGAACCTGGTAATCGTACTCTTGCTGTGACGTGGTGTAGTTCGTGACCTGCACCTGTCGGGTGCGTGTTTCTGGGCGACACAGCGTGACGGTGTAGGTGTAAGGAACCTGCTTAGCAACTTGCTGGCAGACGGTGTAAGGAACCTGAACCTGAACTACGTTTGGAACCCAGTACTGCTGAGTAGCGACTGGGGTACCACATGCACCACCGTTAACAACTCCACCGGCGACGTTTCCGCAGCCGCTGGCGCAGCCACCGCAAGCGGCGGTTGTACCACAAGGAGCACAGACATTGGCAGCAACACCCACTGGCTGGCAGCCGTTGGAAACGGCGACAGCACGGGTTTCCCAGTGACCCTGGTCCTGGCAAACGGTGCGGAACTGCTGAACCTGAACGGTGTCATATTCCGTTCGCGACCCCTGTCGTTCTTCCGTGTACGGAACATTGACGGTGTAGGTCTGGTCTACAGTGCTGACAACGGGGACGGTGACAGTCCGTGTTCCCTTGCGGGTTTCCGTGTAAGGAACGTTGACGGTGTAGGTCTGCTCAACATTGTCGGTGACAGTGTTGTAGACGGTCCGTGTTCCCTTGCGGGTTTCCGTGTAAGGAACGCTGACGGTGTAGGTCTGCTCAACATTGTCGGTGACAGTGTTGTAGACGGTCCGTGTTCCCTTGCGGGTTTCCGTGTACGGAACGTTGACGGTGTAGGTCTGCTCAACATTGTCGGTGACAGTGTTGTAGACAGTCCGTGTTCCCTTGCGGGTTTCCGTGTACGGAACGTTAACGGTGTAGGTCTGCTCAACATTGTCGGTGACAGTGTTGTAGACGGTCCGTGTTCCCTTGCGGGTTTCCGTGTAAGGAACGTTAACGGTGTAGGTCTGCTCAACATTGTCGGTGACAGTGTTGTAGACGGTCCGTGTTCCCTTGCGGGTTTCCGTGTACGGAACGCTGACCGTGTAGGTCTGTTCGACCTGGTCAACCACCGTGTTGTAAACCGTGTAGGACTCTTCCCGCGTACGAGGTTCGTTCTCGTAGTACGTTACGGTGCGAGTCTTGGTTTCGGTGCGTGGAACTTGTCGAGCAACGGTGTACTTGCGTTCACGCGCTTCTTGACGGTATTCCGTCACGTTGACCTTGCGAACTTCGGTCGTCAGCTGTGGTTCCATGACCGTCTGTTCGACCATCGCTGGCCCGCATCCACCGCTGGCGTCGCCGGAGGAAGCATAGCCGACTGAACCGTAACCTGCCGAACCATAGACAACAGAGTTACATCCGCTTGACCCGGCAACTGCTGCTCCCGATCCGCAGCTGGGAGCTGCAACGCAACTGGGCACCGAGGCGCAAGTTGCTGGACGTGGTTTGCAGCAGCGGTGATGCCGATGCCCC is from Schlesneria sp. DSM 10557 and encodes:
- a CDS encoding glycosyltransferase is translated as MSVDSRLRVLFVIGSMGGGGAERQVLEILWRLDRTRFVPHLYLAMKQGELMSEVPADVPVAAYWDRQPESISRRLLRILKLTRLLRYLHLARVLRDQKIDLIYDRTYLATLDAAGACWFRPTPRISCCVADPQPELEQHARFSVRMAWLLARRAYQSASVVLANSEGLRRRMLDYFHLRPEHVKVYQNLLANVRPPSRADAGGQVDALHGPGGAGTDEAAASVPKESAGEVSPERDERWQTLRAIFREDNPSFLIVSAGRLHPQKGYQYLLEAMHEVVNHGGRDVQLVIFGQGESRRELTTYIEKHGLERHVYLAGFDRDPRRWYRHAKLFVLPSLSDAMPNALIEAVIDGVPALATTCPTGPKEILADGELGGLVPPEDARALADAIVDAMDHHEQWRARAVRAKEIIEKTFDPESGMHRLQTLMEEIARGAIAKS